From a region of the Alnus glutinosa chromosome 1, dhAlnGlut1.1, whole genome shotgun sequence genome:
- the LOC133861362 gene encoding uncharacterized protein LOC133861362 produces MADPRMDRLEAQISSLQSVLEKLMKHSSDQAKTLADNSKMVTANSKNMAEINNVLSQSGKNVGENSVSKNKDKTVHNSSTASKLTKLDFPRYNREEDLTSWICRVEQFFEFQRTENHEKILMAAYHLEGEAHMWYQLIRESEEILMWESLKVALHICYGPTVYEDHFGNLTKLQQTGTVKEYHMQFEQLLSRVGRMSQPHQLGCFISGLKGTLKTEVQASRPNSLTEAIGVARLYEARNLSMKKSPIYEDRRIGPRDAFPPLPSSNLTCNKPIPSRRLSPAEMQDRRSKGLCFNCDDKFIPGHRCKKLFVIEGIYTKEEEGAEAEDHDNQEWFREQPIISLQALTGTPNPHTMRVGGYLGNLRVIVLMDSGSTHNFLNPQIAHQLGLKPKEGGMNVTMANREKISCTGLCTLVLIWLQGEPFLVDFFILTMDVCEVVLGTQWLRTLGPIWWDFTILLMRFKWKINELELRGIRPPVNRIVEEQEIQRELKKIRCGWVCHVQPCLKRNHAQMRLHAIVLGAQQTGKESMDQQVSIILSEFDELFKEPRGLSPTRSHDHQIRLTPGSGPTNVRPYRYPYYQKIEIEKMVSALLQTGVVQPSTSPYSSPVLLVKKHDGSWRLCVDYRALNQVTVKDKFPIPVIDELLDELSGAQVFSKLDLRSGYHQIRMATDDIEKTAFRTHHGHYEFLVMPFGLTNALSTFQALMNVIFSHLLRSKTWAEHRLHLREVLGILQTNQLFVRREKCQFGQGSVSYLGHMISSQGVAMDPEKIEAMVQWPKPTNIKALRGFLGLTGYYRKFIQDYGTIAAPLTLLLKKDAFIWSKAASQAFNNLKHVMTTGSVLTLPDFNKTFVVECDASGTGVGAVLMQECRPIAFFSQAIKGRNLSLSTYEKEMMALIAAVQKWHPYLLGQRFVVRTDQKSLRHLLEQTITTDAHQKWLVKLLGYDFSIEYKKGLENSAADDLSRIDHGTLTTLSLPVPHWVEPIKEEIKQEDELKKMVENIQQGTASRSWGFKFGLIFYQDRIYLRPQSLLTKAIIHEFHSGSHEGFHKMWHRLKSVFYWPGACAQVKAYLRECDVCQRNKTELRLPAGLLQPLPIPTSIWSDISMEFIDGLPKSQGKSVIFVVVDRLSKYAHFRALKHPYSASLVAQEFFDQIFKLHGMPSSIVCDRDPIFTSNFWKELFCLQVQLGWRQWEKLWRNEMRFIGVRLKLAQAQNRMKQVYDKGHTEREFQEEDLVYVRLQPYRQHTVARRLNLKLAAKYYGPYHVIQRLGKVAYKLELPVESKIHPVFHVSLLKKHLGPTTTFSTQSPKAPYAERVIVPQAILDVRGTAHKKEVLVHWRGYSPADATWEKSNVMEQQFPEVILEGKDFFNKGGMLGNEQVEVD; encoded by the exons ATGGCCGATCCACGAATGGACCGATTGGAAGCGCAAATTTCCAGTCTTCAATCCGTGTTAGAGAAGCTCATGAAACACAGTTCAGATCAAGCCAAAACATTGGCTGACAATTCCAAGATGGTGACAGCAAATTCCAAAAATATGGCAGAAATCAACAATGTTCTATCCCAAAGCGGAAAGAATGTTGGAGAAAATTCTGTATCCAAAAATAAAGACAAGACAGTCCACAACTCTTCAACCGCttcaaaattaacaaagctGGATTTTCCAAGATACAACAGGGAGGAGGATCTGACCAGCTGGATTTGTCGAGTAGAGCAATTCTTTGAGTTTCAAAGAACCGAAAACCATGAAAAGATCCTTATGGCAGCTTACCATCTCGAAGGAGAAGCTCATATGTGGTATCAATTAATCCGTGAAAGCGAGGAAATCTTAATGTGGGAATCCTTGAAGGTAGCACTCCACATCTGCTATGGCCCAACCGTGTATGAAGATCATTTCGGCAATCTCACGAAGTTGCAGCAAACCGGGACTGTGAAGGAATATCATATGCAATTTGAACAACTCCTGAGCCGTGTGGGAAGAATGTCACAACCCCATCAGTTGGGGTGTTTCATCAGTGGGCTTAAAGGGACTCTGAAGACAGAGGTACAAGCCTCACGCCCCAATTCGTTAACTGAGGCCATCGGTGTGGCTAGGCTTTACGAAGCACGTAATCTCAGCATGAAGAAATCTCCTATTTACGAAGACAGACGCATAGGACCCAGAGATGCGTTTCCTCCGTTGCCATCATCCAATTTGACCTGCAACAAACCAATTCCAAGTCGTCGTCTCTCACCAGCAGAGATGCAGGATCGCCGGTCAAAGGGGTTATGCTTCAATTGCGACGACAAATTTATTCCCGGACATCGatgcaaaaaattatttgtcataGAAGGGATATACACGAAAGAGGAAGAAGGAGCAGAAGCCGAAGACCATGACAATCAGGAGTGGTTTAGGGAGCAACCGATCATATCCCTCCAAGCTTTGACGGGAACTCCAAATCCTCACACCATGCGTGTAGGTGGGTATTTGGGTAACTTGAGGGTGATAGTGTTGATGGATTCGGGAAGCACCCACAATTTCCTCAACCCTCAAATAGCCCATCAACTGGGATTGAAACCCAAAGAAGGAGGAATGAACGTAACAATGGCCAATAGGGAGAAAATTAGCTGTACCGGGTTGTGTACATTGGTCTTAATTTGGCTACAAGGTGAGCCCTTcttggttgatttttttatacTAACTATGGATGTCTGTGAAGTAGTCTTGGGTACACAGTGGCTACGCACATTAGGGCCAATTTGGTGGGATTTTACTATTTTGTTGATGAGGTTTAAATGGAAAATTAATGAATTGGAGTTGAGAGGTATTCGGCCTCCAGTAAATCGGATAGTAGAGGAACAAGAGATTCAGAGGGAGCTGAAGAAAATAAGGTGCGGCTGGGTGTGCCACGTTCAACCCTGCCTAAAAAGGAACCATGCCCAGATGCGGTTACATGCAATTGTGCTTGGGGCTCAACAAACAGGAAAAGAATCGATGGACCAACAGGTTTCTATCATCTTGAGTGAGTTTGATGAATTATTCAAAGAACCACGGGGGTTATCCCCTACAAGAAGCCACGACCATCAAATTCGGTTGACACCTGGAAGTGGACCAACAAATGTCCGGCCCTATAGATATCCCTACtaccaaaaaattgaaattgaaaaaatggttTCTGCTTTGCTACAAACAGGGGTGGTTCAACCTAGCACTAGTCCATATTCCTCACCGGTGTTATTAGTGAAGAAACATGATGGTTCGTGGAGACTTTGTGTAGATTATCGTGCTTTAAACCAGGTTACGGTGAAGGACAAATTTCCAATCCCCGTAATTGATGAGTTGCTCGACGAGCTTAGTGGAGCACAAGTGTTCTCCAAATTGGATCTCAGGTCTGGTTACCATCAGATTCGCATGGCAACCGATGACATTGAGAAAACTGCATTCCGGACTCATCACGGTCACTATGAATTTCTAGTGATGCCATTTGGGTTAACCAATGCCCTCTCAACGTTTCAGGCTCTCATGAATGTAATTTTTTCTCACTTATTGCGAAG caAGACATGGGCTGAGCATCGGCTACATCTCCGAGAAGTGCTTGGAATTTTACAAACTAACCAACTGTTTGTACGACGAGAGAAGTGCCAATTTGGGCAAGGTTCGGTAAGCTATTTGGGTCACATGATTTCCAGTCAAGGTGTGGCTATGGATCCAGAAAAAATTGAAGCCATGGTGCAATGGCCCAAACCAACCAACATTAAGGCTCTAAGGGGATTTTTGGGGTTAACTGGCTACTACAGAAAATTTATTCAGGACTATGGAACAATTGCTGCACCTCTGACGCTGTTACTAAAAAAAGATGCTTTCATTTGGTCAAAAGCAGCCAGCCAAGCTTTCAACAATTTAAAACACGTCATGACTACAGGTTCAGTTCTTACCTTACCCGATTTCAACAAAACATTTGTGGTGGAATGCGATGCATCAGGCACGGGAGTAGGGGCGGTCCTCATGCAAGAGTGTAGACCTATTGCCTTTTTCAGTCAGGCGATCAAAGGTAGAAATTTATCACTTTCCACCTATGAAAAAGAAATGATGGCTCTTATTGCAGCAGTTCAAAAGTGGCATCCATATTTACTGGGACAACGCTTTGTAGTTCGAACCGATCAAAAGAGTCTACGTCACTTGTTGGAGCAAACCATTACTACTGATGCACATCAGAAATGGTTAGTGAAATTACTTGGATATGATTTTTCTATTGAGTATAAAAAGGGTTTAGAAAATTCAGCTGCAGATGACCTCTCCAGAATAGACCATGGGACATTAACAACATTGTCTCTCCCAGTGCCTCATTGGGTGGAACCTATTAAGGAAGAAATCAAGCAAGAAGATGAGCTGAAAAAAATGGTGGAAAACATCCAACAGGGCACGGCTTCAAGGTCATGGGGTTTTAAATTCGGGTTGATATTTTATCAAGACCGCATCTATCTACGCCCTCAATCCCTGCTAACAAAGGCCATAATTCACGAGTTCCATAGTGGATCGCATGAAGGGTTTCACAAAATGTGGCATCGCCTCAAATCAGTTTTTTATTGGCCTGGAGCGTGTGCACAAGTAAAAGCATACCTAAGGGAGTGTGATGTGTGTCAGCGTAACAAAACTGAGCTCAGGTTACCAGCCGGGCTACTTCAACCTTTGCCAATTCCCACCTCAATTTGGAGTGACATATCCATGGAGTTTATAGATGGGCTACCCAAGTCACAAGGTAAATCTGTTATCtttgtggtggtagatagattGTCAAAGTATGCACATTTCAGGGCTTTGAAACATCCATATTCAGCCTCGTTAGTGGCTCAAGAGTTTTTTGAccaaattttcaaattgcatggaATGCCCTCATCTATTGTTTGTGATCGGGACCCAATTTTTACAAGCAATTTCTGGAAGGAGCTATTCTGTTTACAA GTACAGCTCGGGTGGAGGCAGTGGGAAAAACTTTGGAGGAATGAGATGAGATTTATTGGTGTTCGACTTAAGTTAGCACAAGCTCAAAATCGGATGAAACAGGTTTATGACAAGGGTCATACAGAGCGGGAATTTCAGGAGGAAGATTTGGTATATGTGCGCCTACAACCCTACAGGCAACACACTGTGGCTAGgagattgaatttgaaattagcAGCAAAGTATTATGGTCCCTATCATGTGATACAGAGGTTGGGAAAGGTAGCATACAAGCTGGAATTACCAGTGGAATCTAAAATACACCCGGTGTTTCATGTGTCTTTACTAAAAAAACATTTGGGGCCAACAACAACATTCAGCACTCAGTCGCCCAAGGCACCTTATGCTGAACGTGTGATAGTTCCCCAAGCTATTTTGGATGTTCGAGGTACAGCTCACAAGAAGGAAGTCTTGGTTCACTGGCGCGGCTATAGTCCTGCAGATGCTACATGGGAGAAAAGCAACGTGATGGAGCAGCAATTTCCAGAAGTTATCCTTGAGGGCAAGGATTTTTTCAACAAAGGAGGAATGTTAGGGAATGAACAAGTAGAGGTTGATTGA
- the LOC133856998 gene encoding pentatricopeptide repeat-containing protein At2g13600-like: MPFQVLEPITHSPPRPLAPNGPNKPNILSFGVPKTTHQSMHISLRTKHTHLSILDKPLDSTTYASILESCKCPSFGKQIHADAIKSGFHGHEFIETKLLQMYGRCGCLEYANLLFETMPLRNLYCWTAILSLHVDQGFFEEALLLYQELQFVDIGLEFFVFPVVFKICSGLGIVELGRQLHGIVVKYQFASNIYVANALIDMYGKCKSLDDAKKVLAKMPKKDCVSWNSIVTACTANEMVYEALEFLERMSLDDLTPNLVSWSAVIGGFSQNGYDEEAIELLYRMQAAGFEPNARTLASVLPACARLGKLSLGKELHGYITRHGFMSNPFAVNGLVDMYRRCADMGSAFKIFSKFSMKNAVSYNTMIVGYCENGDISKAKELFDQMELARIEKDIISWNSMISGYAASFMFDEALSMFLDLLMEGFEPDSFTLGSALSACADLASLGRGREVHSLAIVRGLQSNTFVGGALVEMYCKCQDLVAAQMAFDEVSERDTATWNALISGYAYCNKKEHIQDLIQKMKGDGFEPNVYTWNGVISGHVENDHYDLAMKLFTEMQSSHLRPDIYTVGIILPACSRLATIERGKQVHAHSIRCGYDSDIQIGVVLLDMYAKCGSIKHALLAYNRIKNPNLVSHNAMLTAYAMHGHGVEGIALFRRMLENGFRPDHVTFLSVLSSCVRTGSLETGHEFFDMMGYYNLKPTLKHYTCMVDLLSRAGQLNEAYELIKKIPIEPDAVAWRALLGGCVVWSNVAVGEVAAERLIELEPHNTANYVLLANLYAYAGRWDDVAKTRQMMKERGMEKSPGCSWIEDKNEIHVFLANDKSHKQAEEIYSTLNNLIIYMKRGQQ; encoded by the coding sequence ATGCCTTTTCAAGTTTTGGAACCCATCACTCACTCACCACCACGACCACTTGCCCCTAATGGACCTAACAAACCCAATATCCTCTCCTTTGGGGTTCCTAAAACAACCCACCAATCCATGCACATTTCTCTGCGGACCAAGCATACCCACTTATCCATACTTGACAAACCCTTGGATTCAACCACATATGCCTCAATTCTTGAATCTTGTAAATGCCCAAGTTTTGGGAAGCAGATACACGCCGACGCAATTAAATCTGGGTTTCATGGGCATGAGTTTATAGAAACCAAGTTGCTCCAAATGTACGGGAGATGTGGCTGTTTGGAGTATGCGAATCTGTTGTTTGAAACAATGCCGCTTAGAAACTTGTATTGTTGGACTGCCATTCTCAGCTTGCATGTGGATCAGGGGTTCTTCGAGGAAGCTCTTTTGCTCTATCAAGAATTACAATTCGTAGATATTGGGTTGGAGTTTTTCGTGTTTCCAGTAGTCTTTAAGATTTGTAGTGGTCTTGGGATAGTAGAACTTGGGAGACAGTTACATGGGATTGTGGTGAAGTATCAGTTTGCTTCAAATATATATGTGGCTAATGCTCTGATAGATATGTATGGCAAATGTAAAAGCTTAGATGATGCTAAGAAGGTTTTAGCAAAGATGCCCAAAAAGGACTGTGTTTCATGGAATTCTATTGTCACGGCTTGCACTGCCAATGAGATGGTTTACGAGGCGTTGGAGTTTCTGGAAAGAATGTCTTTGGATGATTTGACGCCCAATCTTGTTTCTTGGAGTGCAGTTATTGGAGGGTTTTCGCAGAATGGTTATGATGAAGAAGCCATTGAGCTGCTTTACAGAATGCAAGCAGCAGGATTTGAACCAAATGCACGAACCCTAGCAAGCGTTCTTCCTGCTTGTGCTAGACTAGGAAAGCTAAGCCTTGGCAAGGAACTCCATGGCTATATTACAAGACATGGGTTTATGTCTAACCCTTTTGCTGTTAATGGACTAGTTGACATGTATAGGAGGTGTGCTGATATGGGGAGTGCTTTCAAGATATTTTCAAAGTTTTCAATGAAAAATGCTGTCTCATACAATACAATGATTGTTGGGTACTGCGAGAATGGTGATATCTCCAAGGCCAAGGAGCTGTTTGATCAGATGGAGCTAGCCAGAATTGAGAAGGATATAATTTCATGGAACTCAATGATTTCCGGATATGCGGCTAGCTTCATGTTTGATGAAGCTTTGAGCATGTTTCTAGATTTACTGATGGAAGGGTTTGAACCTGATTCATTTACTCTAGGAAGCGCTCTTAGTGCTTGTGCTGATCTGGCTTCTTTGGGACGAGGGAGGGAAGTACATTCTCTTGCCATTGTTAGAGGTCTGCAATCTAACACCTTTGTCGGCGGAGCTTTGGTAGAAATGTACTGTAAATGCCAAGACTTGGTGGCGGCTCAAATGGCTTTTGATGAAGTAAGTGAAAGGGATACAGCAACTTGGAATGCTTTAATCTCTGGCTATGCATACTGCAATAAGAAAGAACATATTCAAGATCTTATTCAAAAGATGAAAGGAGATGGCTTTGAGCCAAATGTGTATACATGGAACGGTGTTATTTCAGGTCATGTGGAAAATGACCATTATGATTTAGCCATGAAATTGTTCACTGAAATGCAGTCTTCTCATTTAAGGCCTGATATATACACAGTTGGAATAATTTTACCGGCATGCTCGAGGTTGGCGACGATTGAGCGAGGTAAGCAGGTTCATGCACATTCAATCAGATGTGGTTATGACTCAGACATCCAAATCGGAGTGGTGCTTTTGGACATGTATGCAAAATGCGGAAGTATAAAGCATGCGTTGCTGGCTTATAACAGGATCAAGAACCCTAATTTGGTTTCTCATAATGCCATGCTTACAGCATATGCCATGCACGGACATGGAGTTGAGGGAATTGCATTGTTTCGTAGAATGTTGGAAAATGGTTTTAGACCAGACCATGTGACTTTTCTATCAGTTCTCTCTTCATGTGTTCGAACCGGATCACTCGAAACAGGTCATGAATTCTTTGATATGATGGGATATTATAATTTGAAACCCACACTGAAACACTATACATGCATGGTTGATCTCTTAAGCCGGGCAGGCCAGCTAAACGAAGCTTATGAACTTATTAAGAAAATTCCCATTGAACCTGATGCAGTAGCGTGGAGGGCTTTGCTTGGAGGATGTGTTGTCTGGAGTAATGTAGCAGTAGGAGAAGTCGCAGCAGAACGGCTCATAGAGTTGGAACCACATAATACTGCGAACTATGTTCTATTAGCAAACTTATATGCTTATGCAGGGAGATGGGATGATGTAGCTAAAACAAGACAGATGATGAAAGAAAGAGGAATGGAGAAGAGCCCAGGATGCAGTTGGATTGAAGATAAAAATGAGATTCATGTTTTTCTTGCAAATGACAAATCACACAAGCAAGCAGAGGAGATATATTCTACTTTGAATAATTTGATTATTTACATGAAAAGAGGGCAACAATAA
- the LOC133857012 gene encoding dof zinc finger protein DOF4.6-like translates to MDTAQWPQGIGVVKPPMEGNNSRPMRARPQKDQALNCPRCNSTNTKFCYYNNYSLSQPRYFCKTCRRYWTEGGSLRNVPVGGGSRKNKRSTSSSSPSKKLPDHLTPTTTFPHSASQNPKIPQGQDLNLAYPPSFPHSASQNPSPSSTSSHQLSAMELLKSSTTTHGITSRGFSSFMPMPVSDSSSIYSSGFPMQEFKPTLNFSLEGFEGGYGSSLQGVQESGARLLFPIDDLKQVPSTSEFEQNRGQGDSAGYWNGMLGGGSW, encoded by the exons ATGGATACAGCTCAGTGGCCACAG GGAATTGGAGTGGTTAAACCACCCATGGAGGGTAATAATTCAAGGCCTATGAGGGCAAGGCCACAAAAAGATCAAGCTTTGAACTGTCCAAGGTGCAATTCGACAAATACAAAGTTTTGTTACTACAATAACTACAGTCTCTCTCAGCCAAGATACTTCTGCAAGACTTGTAGAAGGTATTGGACTGAAGGTGGTTCTTTAAGAAATGTTCCTGTTGGAGGAGGTTCAAGGAAGAACAAGAGATCAacttcatcatcatcaccatcaaAGAAGCTCCCTGATCATCTTACCCCAACAACTACTTTCCCTCACTCTGCTTCTCAAAACCCGAAGATCCCTCAAGGCCAAGATCTTAACCTAGCTTACCCACCAAGTTTCCCTCACTCTGCTTCTCAAAACCCTAGCCCATCCTCCACGTCATCTCATCAACTCTCAGCCATGGAGCTGCTCAAGAGTAGTACTACTACTCATGGGATCACTTCAAGAGGGTTTAGTTCTTTCATGCCGATGCCAGTATCCGATTCCAGCTCAATATATTCATCTGGGTTTCCTATGCAAGAATTCAAGCCAACGCTCAATTTTTCTCTCGAGGGTTTTGAAGGCGGGTATGGGAGTTCTCTTCAGGGAGTGCAAGAGAGTGGTGCAAGGCTCTTGTTTCCTATTGATGATTTGAAACAGGTTCCATCCACGAGCGAGTTTGAGCAGAATAGAGGGCAGGGAGATTCTGCTGGCTATTGGAATGGGATGTTAGGAGGAGGATCATGGTAG
- the LOC133857021 gene encoding uncharacterized protein LOC133857021 isoform X1 yields MDPKNQKPLKIHLVCTTDSPEFGHLTQSLARSSIVALDAEWKPIRGHQSYLPTVTLLQLACQLVNDPDESDDSVTFLVDLISIPLSSIWELLRDVFASPDILKLGFRFKQDLIYLSSTFCAQGCDPGFDRVEPFLDIVSVYNHLQHKQHGWKTSKQIKSLATICKEVLGFSLSKELQCSDWSNRPLTEEQKTYAALDAHCLLEIFNVFQAKVVKDGSYFCNITKPVTPNVNLGLKEVLEKHDMSSKILRIKSCEALDVVRATVEGMVSRSSCRKTMPMDESLLKVVKKYGEKILLKESDKKPKATKKKGKRRSSKAMICREKRLEDFNDWQGPAPWDLPLGGDGCPKFLCDVMVEGLAKHLRCVGIDAALPYSKKPESRELIEQAIKEKRMLLTRDAKLLRYEYLIKNQIYRVKSLLKNEQLLEVIETFQLKISEDQLMPRCTKCNGRFIQRALTTEEAVEAAKGFQRIPSCLYDKNLEFWQCMDCRQLYWECAHHCYREPNTIMQSRSSLMCAS; encoded by the exons atggatcccaaaaaccaaaaacccctAAAAATCCACTTAGTGTGCACCACCGACTCGCCCGAGTTCGGTCACCTAACCCAGTCTCTGGCTCGTTCCTCAATCGTCGCACTTGACGCCGAGTGGAAACCCATCCGCGGCCACCAGTCCTACTTACCCACCGTGACCCTCCTCCAACTCGCCTGCCAACTCGTCAACGACCCGGACGAGTCTGACGACTCAGTGACTTTCCTTGTTGACCTGATTTCAATCCCTCTGTCTTCAATCTGGGAATTGCTCAGAGATGTTTTTGCTTCCCCTGATATATTGAAACTGGGTTTCAGATTTAAGCAGGATTTGATTTACTTGTCCTCCACTTTCTGTGCGCAAGGCTGTGATCCTGGGTTTGACAGA GTTGAGCCCTTTTTGGATATTGTAAGTGTATACAATCATTTACAACATAAGCAGCATGGATGGAAGACATCGAAGCAAATTAAGAGTCTGGCAACCATATGCAAAGAAGTGTTGGGCTTTTCTCTTTCAAAG GAACTTCAATGTAGTGATTGGTCAAATCGTCCTCTTACAGAAGAGCAGAAAACATATGCAGCATTGGATGCACACTGTTTGCTCGAAATATTCAACGTCTTCCAGGCAAAGGTTGTCAAAGATG GGAGTTATTTTTGCAATATCACCAAACCAGTTACCCCTAATGTAAATCTTGGGTTGAAAGAGGTTCTTGAAAAGCATGATATGAGTAGTAAAATTTTGAGGATCAAATCTTGTGAAGCTTTAGACGTAGTTCGGGCTACAGTAGAGGGAATGGTTTCAAGGTCATCATGCAGAAAGACCATGCCTATGGATGAATCTCTCTTGAAGGTTGTAAAAAAATATGGggaaaaaattttgttgaaagagTCAGATAAAAAGCCAAAGGCCACcaaaaagaaagggaagagaAGGTCATCGAAGGCTATGATTTGCAGAGAAAAGCGATTAGAAGATTTTAATGATTGGCAAGGCCCTGCACCGTGGGATTTGCCCCTGGGCGGCGATGGATGCCCAAAATTTCTATGTGATGTAATG GTTGAAGGCTTGGCAAAACATTTACGGTGTGTTGGGATAGATGCTGCACTTCCATATTCAAAAAAGCCTGAATCCAG AGAGTTAATAGAACAAGCAATCAAAGAGAAGAGAATGCTCTTGACACGAGATGCTAAGCTGCTCAGATACGAGTATCtgataaaaaatcaaatatataggGTGAAGAGTCTTCTAAAAAATGAACAGCTACTTGAG GTCATCGAAACTTTCCAGTTGAAAATTAGTGAGGATCAGCTGATGCCAAGGTGCACCAAATGCAACGGGAGGTTCATCCAAAGGGCTCTAACCACTGAAGAGGCTGTTGAAGCTGCAAAAGGCTTTCAAAGAATTCCCAGTTGCTTGTATGACAAGAATCTAGAGTTTTGGCAGTGCATGGACTGTCGCCAACTTTACTGGGAG TGTGCACATCATTGTTACAGGGAACCCAATACCATAATGCAGTCCAGAAGTTCATTGATGTGTGCAAGTTGA
- the LOC133857021 gene encoding uncharacterized protein LOC133857021 isoform X2 — protein MDPKNQKPLKIHLVCTTDSPEFGHLTQSLARSSIVALDAEWKPIRGHQSYLPTVTLLQLACQLVNDPDESDDSVTFLVDLISIPLSSIWELLRDVFASPDILKLGFRFKQDLIYLSSTFCAQGCDPGFDRVEPFLDIVSVYNHLQHKQHGWKTSKQIKSLATICKEVLGFSLSKELQCSDWSNRPLTEEQKTYAALDAHCLLEIFNVFQAKVVKDGSYFCNITKPVTPNVNLGLKEVLEKHDMSSKILRIKSCEALDVVRATVEGMVSRSSCRKTMPMDESLLKVVKKYGEKILLKESDKKPKATKKKGKRRSSKAMICREKRLEDFNDWQGPAPWDLPLGGDGCPKFLCDVMVEGLAKHLRCVGIDAALPYSKKPESRELIEQAIKEKRMLLTRDAKLLRYEYLIKNQIYRVKSLLKNEQLLEVIETFQLKISEDQLMPRCTKCNGRFIQRALTTEEAVEAAKGFQRIPSCLYDKNLEFWQCMDCRQLYWEGTQYHNAVQKFIDVCKLNE, from the exons atggatcccaaaaaccaaaaacccctAAAAATCCACTTAGTGTGCACCACCGACTCGCCCGAGTTCGGTCACCTAACCCAGTCTCTGGCTCGTTCCTCAATCGTCGCACTTGACGCCGAGTGGAAACCCATCCGCGGCCACCAGTCCTACTTACCCACCGTGACCCTCCTCCAACTCGCCTGCCAACTCGTCAACGACCCGGACGAGTCTGACGACTCAGTGACTTTCCTTGTTGACCTGATTTCAATCCCTCTGTCTTCAATCTGGGAATTGCTCAGAGATGTTTTTGCTTCCCCTGATATATTGAAACTGGGTTTCAGATTTAAGCAGGATTTGATTTACTTGTCCTCCACTTTCTGTGCGCAAGGCTGTGATCCTGGGTTTGACAGA GTTGAGCCCTTTTTGGATATTGTAAGTGTATACAATCATTTACAACATAAGCAGCATGGATGGAAGACATCGAAGCAAATTAAGAGTCTGGCAACCATATGCAAAGAAGTGTTGGGCTTTTCTCTTTCAAAG GAACTTCAATGTAGTGATTGGTCAAATCGTCCTCTTACAGAAGAGCAGAAAACATATGCAGCATTGGATGCACACTGTTTGCTCGAAATATTCAACGTCTTCCAGGCAAAGGTTGTCAAAGATG GGAGTTATTTTTGCAATATCACCAAACCAGTTACCCCTAATGTAAATCTTGGGTTGAAAGAGGTTCTTGAAAAGCATGATATGAGTAGTAAAATTTTGAGGATCAAATCTTGTGAAGCTTTAGACGTAGTTCGGGCTACAGTAGAGGGAATGGTTTCAAGGTCATCATGCAGAAAGACCATGCCTATGGATGAATCTCTCTTGAAGGTTGTAAAAAAATATGGggaaaaaattttgttgaaagagTCAGATAAAAAGCCAAAGGCCACcaaaaagaaagggaagagaAGGTCATCGAAGGCTATGATTTGCAGAGAAAAGCGATTAGAAGATTTTAATGATTGGCAAGGCCCTGCACCGTGGGATTTGCCCCTGGGCGGCGATGGATGCCCAAAATTTCTATGTGATGTAATG GTTGAAGGCTTGGCAAAACATTTACGGTGTGTTGGGATAGATGCTGCACTTCCATATTCAAAAAAGCCTGAATCCAG AGAGTTAATAGAACAAGCAATCAAAGAGAAGAGAATGCTCTTGACACGAGATGCTAAGCTGCTCAGATACGAGTATCtgataaaaaatcaaatatataggGTGAAGAGTCTTCTAAAAAATGAACAGCTACTTGAG GTCATCGAAACTTTCCAGTTGAAAATTAGTGAGGATCAGCTGATGCCAAGGTGCACCAAATGCAACGGGAGGTTCATCCAAAGGGCTCTAACCACTGAAGAGGCTGTTGAAGCTGCAAAAGGCTTTCAAAGAATTCCCAGTTGCTTGTATGACAAGAATCTAGAGTTTTGGCAGTGCATGGACTGTCGCCAACTTTACTGGGAG GGAACCCAATACCATAATGCAGTCCAGAAGTTCATTGATGTGTGCAAGTTGAACGAGTAA